In Zingiber officinale cultivar Zhangliang chromosome 1A, Zo_v1.1, whole genome shotgun sequence, the DNA window GGAGACGGTGGGTATTCGAACACTCGCAGGCCAGGCCAAGGTCGCAGGAACGGTTATATGCGTTGGCGGTTCCATGCTGATGACCTTCTACAGAGGAGGCCTCATCAGAATGCGACCCTCTCCCATTCACTGGAGGTACGCCGCAGAGATGAACAGTGAGGTCGGTGCCGGCGGCCAGAACATGGCCCTCGGTGCTGCCTTGGTCATCGCCAGTTGCTTGGCCTGGTCGAGTTGGTTCATCATCCATGTACGAGAGAGAAACAATGATATGACTTTTCAATCTGATATCTATGCTAACGATGCGATATATATACATGCGCAGGCGAAGATGAGTGAGAGCTTCTCTTCTCCCTACACCAGCTCGGCCATGATGTGCTTCATGGCCGGCGTGCAGTGCCTGGTTTTGGCAGCTATCACAGAGAGGAAAGCCTCGGCCTGGGCGATGGGTTGGGACATCAGGCTCGCCGCATCCATCTACGCTGTAATTACTTAAGCAAACGCTAATCCATAAATTAACATTCACAACCTAAATAAATCAGACCCAAACTGCTCAATTGAATCATTCTCTCTTCCAGGGTTTGATTGGCTCCGGATTGGCCGTGTCACTCATGTCATGGTGCATAGCGAGAAGAGGTCCTCTGTTCGTCTCCATGTTTAGCCCACTATTACTGATCATTGTGGCAGTCCTCGGTTGGGCGATCCTCGATGAGAAGCTCTACGCGGGaaggttaattaattaatattgcaATATAATTTGTGCAATTTGAAGTGTGTCTATGATCTGAGATGAGTACTCCTTTGGCAGTGCAATAGGATCAGTGTTGATAGTTGGAGGGCTGTATATGGTTCTTTGGGGGAAAAGAAGGGAGATCAAGCAGTTGAGTGAGAATCAGATAGCTGAAAAAGAGGAAGTCGAGGATGAGGAAGGAGGGAGGTTCTCTGTCATTAGTTTGCCGGTGCTCTCCAGTACTCCACCCAAGTCTCCAATGCCGCACAAGTACGAAGAAGAGTAGTTCAATGATCTATATATGCAGTATAAAACTAGAGTTCATGCACTGCTGATCTGTCGAACTCCCTTTGCTGTGATATATGGTGTGTGGCTAGCTCTACGCTTGTAGATCATcaatgcatggtttgatgttgaaaATAGATATGATATTTAGCTTAATGGTGAACGATAGTCGTTGTCCTTAAAAGTTTTATCCAGAAACAAAAACACCCTTGAAAAAAGATTTACGGTAAAAAGAAAAGTTAAAAAtggagaaaaaggaaaggaaaagtgaAGAACTTGCGATGGTTTAACTGCGAGCTTGCGATCAGGCACGACTGCGATGGTTTAAGGAAAAGAGAATGTCCAATGATACTCACATGTAACAGTTAAAGTATTTTATAATCCGAGGTTAAAAATAATTATGTActtttaaagtaaaaaataaaagcaTACAAATTTACTTAATAAGGTATGACTATAGCTGCAG includes these proteins:
- the LOC122011775 gene encoding WAT1-related protein At1g09380-like; this encodes MGGEGCILTLAMVAVQAGYAGMNVLSKLALDDGMSPFVITAYRQVVATLILFPIAFFLEREAFKLITGKVISQILLCSIFGATLNQVLYFLGLKLSTPAIACALNNTLPAITFIIAVPFRMETVGIRTLAGQAKVAGTVICVGGSMLMTFYRGGLIRMRPSPIHWRYAAEMNSEVGAGGQNMALGAALVIASCLAWSSWFIIHAKMSESFSSPYTSSAMMCFMAGVQCLVLAAITERKASAWAMGWDIRLAASIYAGLIGSGLAVSLMSWCIARRGPLFVSMFSPLLLIIVAVLGWAILDEKLYAGSAIGSVLIVGGLYMVLWGKRREIKQLSENQIAEKEEVEDEEGGRFSVISLPVLSSTPPKSPMPHKYEEE